One window from the genome of Nocardia higoensis encodes:
- a CDS encoding fused (3R)-hydroxyacyl-ACP dehydratase subunits HadA/HadB: MTTNTGTQQAVQVNEEVFDAAAHAAAMVGHHYRVDDYYEVGREKVREYARSVQDYHPVHWDESVAQEYGYDSLVAPLTFVSLVGILAQRKLFETVVTGYDLSQIMQTDQILEFHRPVRVGDQLTCDVYLHSFRQAFGGDIIVTKNIVTAQNDELVLTTYTTLVGRSGADIDPNLQHAVRNVLMHGIGPEEPEHHPRADHLLGQVASASPVPVGTLPEPFVSERARAFDHVAVGDELPVRTVRLTRGDLVNYAGVSGDANPIHWSDDVVKLVGLDDVVAHGMLTMGLGGGFISSWLGDPGAVKEYNVRFTSPVFVPADSAAEIEYAGKVKSMDPETRTAVIAVVAKSAGRKIFGRATATVQLS, encoded by the coding sequence GTGACTACGAACACCGGAACACAGCAAGCGGTCCAGGTGAACGAAGAAGTCTTCGACGCCGCGGCACACGCGGCGGCCATGGTCGGTCACCACTATCGCGTCGACGACTACTACGAAGTCGGTCGCGAGAAGGTCCGGGAGTACGCCCGGTCCGTGCAGGACTACCACCCGGTGCACTGGGACGAGAGCGTCGCGCAGGAGTACGGCTACGACAGCCTGGTCGCCCCGCTCACCTTCGTCTCCCTGGTCGGCATCCTGGCCCAGCGCAAGCTGTTCGAGACGGTCGTCACCGGCTACGACCTGAGCCAGATCATGCAGACCGACCAGATCCTGGAATTCCATCGCCCGGTCCGGGTCGGCGACCAGCTCACCTGCGATGTGTACCTGCACTCGTTCCGGCAGGCGTTCGGCGGCGACATCATCGTCACCAAGAACATCGTGACCGCGCAGAACGACGAACTGGTGCTCACCACCTACACCACGCTCGTCGGCCGCAGCGGTGCCGATATCGACCCGAACCTGCAGCACGCGGTGCGCAACGTGCTCATGCACGGCATCGGTCCCGAGGAGCCCGAGCACCACCCGCGCGCCGATCACCTGCTGGGCCAGGTGGCGAGCGCTTCCCCGGTCCCCGTCGGCACCCTGCCCGAGCCGTTCGTCAGCGAGCGCGCCCGCGCCTTCGACCACGTCGCCGTCGGCGACGAACTGCCCGTCCGCACGGTGCGGCTGACCCGCGGCGATCTGGTCAACTACGCCGGAGTGTCCGGCGATGCCAACCCGATCCACTGGAGCGACGATGTCGTCAAGCTGGTCGGCCTCGACGACGTGGTCGCCCACGGCATGCTGACCATGGGCCTCGGCGGCGGCTTCATCAGCTCCTGGCTGGGTGATCCCGGCGCGGTCAAGGAGTACAACGTGCGCTTCACCAGCCCGGTGTTCGTGCCCGCCGATTCCGCCGCCGAGATCGAGTACGCCGGCAAGGTGAAGTCGATGGATCCCGAGACCCGCACCGCCGTGATCGCCGTCGTCGCCAAGTCCGCGGGCAGGAAGATCTTCGGCCGCGCGACCGCGACAGTGCAGCTGTCCTGA